The genome window acaagtcaataacatcaacaaaactcacctttgtgcattcatgcacaacgttaaaagtttggtggacaaaatgagacagaaaaagaagtggcataaaacatgtcttagaaagtcggagagagttatacatgtaaacaaactagggtgagttcaaggaccgccaaaattagtaggacaaaatggcgctcgccaaatactcgaatcagtgaagcatgtttattataaacaatgtgatttataacaattagggaggcttgtgtcatgtttgtcctcctacagagaccatattaaaacaaaaaaatatgttttttttcccctctttttttccatttttcatacatttttgaaaaagctccagagagccactagggcggcgctaaagagccgcatgcggctcgagagccgcgggttgccgacccccgacttAGGGGgatcaacaacactgctcccGCTGAAAGAGAATGTAAGTGTTAACCATGCAATTGGTATTAAATGGTTATTTGATGTTCaataatatatcgatatattattGAAAATAGATGTATTAGGATTCAAATAGACCATGTTTCAGAAGCCTACTCTTAGTTCCAAGAGATAtgatatgctttaaaatgcatcATGTGCTCGCCCGGCccaaaagccaatgtggcccctgagccaaaaagtttgcccacccctgccaTAAGGTGCTACCTTTTTTCTATGCTTTTTcagtaaaattacaataaaacaattcaagattcaagattcaagattgtttattgtcatatgcatatgttaaacagacagtttgccgtacaatgaaaatcttactttgctagtccacctctcaacaagtcacacggtacctagctaaaaaaaaaaaaaattaaaaaaaataaataaataaataaataaaataaaataaaataaaataaaataaaataaaataaaaataataaataataacaaatacacAATCTACGGATCATTTCAGTGCAaaacaatattactgtaaaaggtTCTACAcaagagcattttaacaatacagaAAATAAACAGCCGACAAATACAAATTAGGACTCTATAGGAAACTTGCATTAACACTATTTTAactgtaaatgtaaaataaagGTTTCTTTgaacctttatttttattttttttaccctttttttgttgttgtggctCTCATCCAGTTAGTTGGATGGATAAGAAGGCAGAGTGGGTCAATTACTTATAAAAATGGCTCACAACATCATATCAGTTCTGGCCCACTTAAAAGAACCATTCAAAAAACGTGACTCGTTCAAACGTTACATACCCATGAAGTCATTCTTTCCTGAGATATCCACTCTGACCCACACATAATGCACAAACTCTGCTAAACCTACATGTATTGTGTGGTTTAGAACATATAAATCAAACACAAACCTGCATAAAACTTCTGAGTGAGGACCCTCGTAATATTAAATACATGGAAATAAAAATGGCGCTGTGAAGACACGAAGGGAAAGAAGGACACAACATGGAAAAGGTTGATGGGGATTGGTGCTGCATTGGAAAAAAAttgctttctttttttaaattccaatGAAAAAATACCAGTGATGCTTTTGTTTTGGTAGACTAATAACAGTCTGTTGTTTTTTGTGTTCCTATACCGAGTGTCCTTGCTCTGCACTGTGGGGCAGTGGAGCCTTCTACCCCAAGTTGCCATGATTGAGAATTAAatatctgcctagcaacaagaaaCTGGACaaacaccacaaaaaaatgtgtttttcttgttAGTTAACACAAACTCTGCTTATTTTTTTAAACGTGCATGCATTGTGCGGTTCAGAATATATACATCAAACACAAAGAGAAAGAGTTTTTCTTGTTCATCCAGTAAATAGTTGCTGGgtgcacacactttttttttttttaagtacaaaacATCACAGACAGGTGTGTGCAAAGGTCAGAAATCAATCATCCAATTGTGAGAGTGATGGAGAGTGTGGGAGGAGCCTGCAGCAATAAAAGGCTGCTCATCCACCCTTTTCAAGAAAGTAGACCCCAGACTCACCTATGCATTACTTCTCTCAAATCGTCTCTTCTCAGGTACATTTTCTTCCATGATGAGTTGGATGAAGTGTTGTGTGTTCCCCCTGGTGCTGCTGTGCATGTGGCAGCTGCAAGAAGGAGCACACGCCTGCACATGTCCTTATGACCATCCACAGACATAGTTTTGCCAGTCAGATGTTGGTAAGTTAAACGTTAAAATGTTTTGGTTGTACATAATGTTTGCCTCCATGGATTGTCCGTGTATGTTGACAAGGAACGCTGCTAAATGTGGTCAAAATGCGACAAAAATTGGAATCGTCCCGTATTGAGCTGCCAAGGTTTAtttagtacactgcaaaaagtcattatTGGTGTTTGCTTCAATTCTAGTCAAAGATTGACTGGCATTTTCTTTCTAGCAATCAAGGCAAAGGTGGTTTCAAAGGCGACGGCCGGTGAATTGAAGTACGACATCACGTATGACATCAAACTGACCAAGGTTATTAATTATAGTCAATTATGTCAATGATTGCATGCAAATTctaatttatatacattttttcagaTATTGAAAGGTCCTATCAGGCACTATGATACCATCTGCACTGCATCCTCCTCTGCAGCATGTGGTGTGACTCTGAACAAAGGTGTAGAATATTTCATCACAGGTAAAACAAAACATCCTTGGGTTTTATGATTTTGAAATATTTCTTCCTGCAGGAGTATGAAATGATCAGTTCAGCTTGTTTGACTAAAGTTTCTCAATTGCAGGCCAACTGAAGCCTGACGGGTCGCTGCGTGTTTCATCCTGTAATTATGTTGTACCCTGGATGAGCAGCCATGATATCCTGGTAGAACACTTTATGATGGGCTGTGATTGCAAGGTAAGCAGACCTAATTTATGGTAAATGTTATGTAAATCCTAACCTTTGCTGTATTATCCAGATCACTCGCTGCTCCTCTGTGCCGTGCGGGATCGGCAGCCCAACTGAGTGCTTGTGGACAAATACAATTGATGAGCAGGACAAACAATCTGCTTGCATCAAGAAAAGTGATGGTTCTTGTTCCTGGTACAGAGAGGAACCTAATGGACATTAATGACCCTAAACTCCCAAGCAGAAAATGTCATGCAAATAAATCTTTTTAAAGAAATGAAGTGTATTTTACTGTTGAGGGTTTTTAAAATGGCAATTGGTTAAGCCATTGGTGGTGTCAGGTCTATTTTACGGAGGCTTAAGCCTCAAATTGTTCAGTTTTACTAAATTAAGGAATATGAATTAGAACATAACCTGTTTTTTTCACTATTATTCATTTGAAGACCCTTCGTCAGTACTTATCAATAACACCCGTATTACTGTATGGAAAACCCAGTCCACTTTTTCACTGTTACCTTAGCAAGGTCGAGCAGGATATCATTAAGGCTAGTTCAGTGCATTGAACACTGCTGGGTAGGTTATCcaattcagcttttttttttttgtcaaatctgattttgagtaggccacattacttaaaaaatgtccagattctaatgtgaatgcaaactgACCCGAACACAGACATGGCAGTTTGACGTCACacctcctgcagtgtttactgaaCTAAACATGCttaatcaggcccggccctaaccaatctggcgccctaggcaagattttaggtggcgcccccccacatcggcagtgaagtgtatatactcacaagaaaccgaataggtaatgttgtaacaaataatatttctattatataggctttactttgcattttaattaacgtgggattattttttgtatttagaagtaatagtaccaaatttttttttttttctccaacagttgtggcactggcgtggcgccccctgatggacggcgcccttagcatttgcctatacggcctatgccacggttCGGCCCTGTGCTTAATTCTAGTCTCAGTACTGGCACATTTGTGGCTATTTCAAGGATTCTGTGCAATCAAAGACCTTGTTTACATTGCAAATCAGATTATTTTACCCTTAAGTGATATTTTTTTTTGCTAGTCTAAACTCTTCAAAGtgatcaaatctgatcttttggcatcagtcaggccacatcaggaggtagtcctgaatctgattatctgatcttttcaaatgtgacttcaatcGAAACGCAATGTGAcctgaatgtgacttttttttttttccatcagctTAGAgcgagctacgtcactcgtgCGTCGGAAAAGAAGCAGTCGCCAGCGAAAATGTATTTCATCACTTGTGGTTTCGGTTTTtatttaagacgaccaaattttcgatgcatcacttgtcaatagtgcgcaaataggcTATAAGTAATATTAATTCTGAAGAAATAGCATTGTCGAAGGACCTAAATGACGCTGTGTCGCATTTacctacatgtgagttgaaaaataaagttcaCATAGATCCACTCTCTAACAACCATAAAACGATCACAACCctgccaaatatattacactatatacagccattcatacattatatttaattaattttcacataaaacaaaacattttaaggtgttgctgcttttattttattttgtagtagctaCTTCCTGTCAACTTTGTTTTCACTATTGAAGTGCACATGTAAAGTGACATGGAGGCCACATTAGGGCTGTgcacgtttacactggagtcaggtcaaaatcacattttacttgcagtgtaaacagtcagctggaaaaattcCAATTCGGGCCAATTTGACCTGCAGTGTAAATGTCAAAGTCAACAGTTTctgagactataaaaatgggacccattacctccctgcttggcactctgcatcaagggttggaattggggtttaaatcaccaaaaatgattcccgggcgcggccgcaactgctgctcactgctctcctcacctcccaggggttgatcaagggtgatgggtcaaaggcagagaaTAATGttgccacacatagtgtgtgtgtgacaatcatgggtacttcaaCTTAACTTTAACTACGGAGAAGATTATGAAAGACGTCTCTCACAGTTGTGGGGACATTTGCTCAATGTCTGCTCTGAAGAGCGAGTTGTGGAACATTGACGTGAGTTCTTATTAAATTTTTGCCTGTTTCTGCTCATTCGTCAACTATTTTGCATTGGTCTATTTTGGTGAGTTTATGATGAGCGTCATTATTTGCCGTTATGCGACCGGAGTGCACCATAACTCTATCTGATTGATTTATAATATAAAACTGATAATGTCTTTCATATTGCTGACAGAAAAATAACTTCCATACCGTATGATAAGCAAATCCCACTACTACAGCTTTGCAGCATAGGTGTGCTACTTAAACTTAATTGATGTAGTTTAATAGTGGtgtggcctaacataaatcatgatcattaataaaagttaattttattttgaattgactttccataaatatataaaagtattcatcatattctcttcatgtcgtattgggctccagtgttgctcttttaagttagagcttttatccaatcagaatccagctagcttgttgccagcgctgtatgaattctgccggaggccttctgaCCCAACATGACAAATGGGAGCATggggaaaatcccctgaagagcagaaaaacctgcgaaacaggcttgtagggattttttcctgacctaacgtataatccgctctaccccggtattgagcactgtataacggataaaccacagaaacctcgactatacatatatatgtatatataaatatatatatatatatatatatatatatatatatatatatatatatatatgtgtatatatatatatatatatatatatatatatatatatatatatatatatatatatatatatatatatatatatatatatatatatatatgtatatatatatataccggtatgtatatatatatatatatatatatattagggctgcgaatatttgggtgtcccacgattcgattcactaTCGATTCTTggatcacgattcgattcaaaatcgatttttttttctcgATTTAACGGGATTCTCGAtttaaaaacgatattttcccgattcaaaaagattctctattcattcaatacataggatttcagcaggatctaccccagtctgctgacatgcaagcagagtagtagatttttgtaaaaagcttttataattgtaaaggacaatgttttaacaactgattgcaataatgtaaatttgtttgaactattaaatgaaccaaaaatatgacttattttatctttgtgaaaatattggacacagtgtgttgtcaagcttaagagatgcaatgcaagtgtaagccactgtgacactattgttcctttttttcttttttttataaatgtctaatgataatgtcaatgaggcatTTTTCACTGCTatattgaaattgtaactaatattgatactgttgttgataatattcatttttgtttcactacttttggtttgttctgtgtcgtgtttgtgtctcctctcaattgctctgtttattgcagttctgagtgttgctgtgtcgggtttggtttttggaattggattgcattgttatggtgttgctgtgtattgttttgttggattgataaatttaaaaaaaatgacaatcgattctgaatcgcacaacatgagaatcacgattcgaattatatatatatatatatatatatatatatatatatatatatatatatatatatataaaacctataCATATTTGTTCTTCATataacattttcattcattattagaagtggattttaagaatatgtgaaagttcaaccccTACTTTGTTTATCTTTGTGACGACCGCCtttaagttttgtaatcaatcagaaatatcaagtagctaaaatgcgccaaacatgaataagtgtggagagagtttttttttgcatttttcccatcatgatttgcaatggatttaaatgggtgtaattttggatTTTTTATGGTGAttgactgtttttaaaaaaatatatatttacaacgttcagtgagcaggttgtgttatgtctgATATGTTgacttttttgcaccatgactaaggaaggttgtttggattcggTCATAAACAAGCTGCGCTCAATGGTCACCGGGCTAAGTCGTTCCCAAAATGGCGACAAGTATGCTCTTATCAAACCCCCAGATATTTAAATTTCATATGATGACACCCTGCCTGACCAGATTGCTTGTTGACCCTGTGCTGTCTCACGGGGAAAATTGAAGGTGCCACAATTGGCCCGCAGGTCGTAATTTGGACACCGATTATCCAAATTTAACTTTCACCAGAGCCTTATGGCcgaagggaagaagctgttacagaacctggaggttctgcttcagaggctgcggaacctctttctagaatccagcagtgaaaacagtccttggtgggggtgggaggagtctgcagattttctgagccctggtcaggcagcggctttttgcaatttcctggataggaggaaggggagtcctgatcttttccgccgtcctcaccaatctctgcagagacttccagtctgacttATAATATAGCTTTCTATTTCTCCATCTCTTTAGAGAAATTAAACTCATTTTGAGTTCTCACATGACTGTTTAGCAGATGCCTTTTATTGATGTTTGCTTCAATTCTAGTCAAAGATTGACTGGCATTTTCTTTCTAGCCAACAAGGCAAAGGTGGTTTCAAAGGCGACGGCCGGTGAATTGAAGTACGACATCACGTATGACATCAAACTGACCAAGGTTATTAATTATAGTCAATTATGTCAATGATTGCATGCAAATGctaattttatatacatttttttcagaTATTGAAAGGTCCTATCAGGCACTATGATACCATCTGCACTGCATCCTCCTCTGCAGCATGTGGTGTGACTCTGAACAAAGGTGTAGAATATTTCATCAcaggtaaaacaaaaaacatccttGGGTTTTATGATTTGAAATATTTCTTCCTGCAGGAGTATAAAATGATCAGTTCAGCTTGTTTGACTCAAGTTTCTCAATTGCAGGCCAACTGAAGCCTGACGGGTCGCTGCGTGTTTCATCCTGTAATTATGTTGTACCCTGGAAGAGCAGCCATGATATCCTGGTAGAACACTTTATGATGGGCTGTGATTGCAAGGTAAGCAGACCTAATTTATGGTAAATGTTTTGTAAATCCTAACCTTTTGCTGTATTATCCAGATCACTCGCTGCTCCTCTGTGCCGTGCGGGATCGGCAGCCCAACTGAGTGCTTGTGGACAAATACAATTGACGAGCAGGACAAACAATCTGCTTGCATCAAGAAAAGTGATGGTTCTTGTTCCTGGTACAGGGAGGAACCTAATGGACATTAAAGACCCTAAACTCCCAAGCAGAAAATGTCAGATACAAATCAATCTATTTAAAGAAATTAAGTGTATTTTACTGTTGAGGGTTTTTAAAATGGCAATTGGTGGTGTTAGGTCTAATTTGCGGAGGCTTAAGTCTCAAACTTTTCAGTTTTACTAAATGCAGGAATATGAATTAGAATATAACCTGTTATTTTTCACTATTACTCATTTGAAGACAGTACTTGATATCCGTTCCATCAGTAACACCCGCATTACTGTATGGAAAACCCAGTCCACTTTTTCACTGTTACCTTAGCAAGGTCCAGCAGGATATCGTTAAGGCTAGTTCAGTGCGTTGAACACTGCTGGGTAGGTTATCCAATtcagcttttttttgtttttttttgtcaaatctgatTTTGTGTAGGccacattacttaaaaaatgtccAGATTCCAATGTGAATGCAAACTGACCCGAACACAGACATGGTGGTATGACGTCAcacgtcctgcagtgtttactgaaGTAAACATGCTTAAATTCTAGTCTCAGTACTGGCACATTTGTGGCTATTTCAAGGATTATGTGCAATCAAAGGCCTTGTTTACATTGCAAATCAGAttattttgccctcaagtgatatatattttttttgctagGCTAAATTCTTCAAAGTGATCAAatttgatcttttggcatcagtcaggccacatcaggaggtagtcctgaatctgattatctgatcttttcaaatgtgacttaaatcaAAACTCAATGTGACCTGaatgactttttttttcccaTCAGCTTAGGGCGAGCTACGTCAGTCGTGCGCCGGAAAAAAGCAGTCGCCAGCGAAAATGTATATTTCATCACTTGTGGTTTTGGTTTTtatttaagacgaccaaattttcgatgcatcacttgtcaatagtgcgcaaataggcTATAAggaatatattttgattccgaaaaCTTGGCAATTGAAGGACCTAAatgacgctgtggcgcatttacctacatgtgagttgaaaaaaaaagttcacaTAGATCCACTCTCTAACAACCATAAAAccattacaaccctcccaaatatattacactttatACAGCCATTCATACATTGTATTGAATTTTCACAAAACATTTTAAGGTGTtgctacttttattttattttgtcgtaGCTACTTCCTGTcaactttgttttcactttattgaaGTGTGCATGTAAAGTGACATGGAGGCCACATTAGGGCTGTgcacgtttacactggagtcaggtcaaaatcacattttacttgcagtgtaaacagtcagctggaaaaaaatccaATTCGGGCCACTTTGCCCTGCAGTGTAAATGTCAAAGTCAACAGTTTctgagactataaaaatgggacccattacctccctgcttggcactctgcatcaagggttggaattggggtttaaatcaccaaaaatgattcccgggcgtggccatcgctgctgctcactgctcccctcacctcccaagggttgatcaagggtgatgggtcaaatgcagagaataattttgccacacctagtgtgtgtgacaatcatgggtacttcaaCTTAACTTTAACTACGGAAAAGATTATGAAAGACGTCTCTCACAGTTGTGGGGACATTTGCCTCAATGTCTGCTCTGAAGAGCGAGTTGTGGAACATTGACGTGAGTTATTATTACATTTTCGCCTgtttctgctcatttgtcaactattttGCATCGGTCTATTTTGGTGAGCTTATGATGAGCGTCATTATTTGCCATTATGCGACCGGAGTGCACCATAACTCTATCTGATTGATTTATAATATAAAACTGATAATGTCTTTTATATTGCTGACAAAAAAATAACTTCCATACCGTATGATAAGCAAATCCCACTACTACAGCTTTGCAGCATAGGTGTGCTACTTAAACCTAATTGACGTAGTTTAATAGTGGTGTGGcgtaacataaatcatgatcattaattaataaaagttaattttattttgaattgactttccataaatatataaaattattcatcatattctcttcatgtcatattacgcTCCAGTGTTGCTCTTttaagttagagcttttatccaatcagaatccaGCTagttgttgccagcgctgtatgaattctgccggaggccttctgaCCCAACATGAGAAATGGGAGCATggggaaaatcccctgaagagcaggaaaacctgcgaaacaggcttgtagggattttttcctgacctaacgtatattccgctctaccccggtattgagcactgtataacagataaaccacagaaacctcaactatacatatatatatatgtgtatatatacatatatatatatatatatatatatatatatatatatatatatatatatatatatatatatatatatatatatatatatattagggctgtgaatctttgggtttcccacgattcgattcaatatggattcttggggtcatgattcgattcaaaatctatttttttccgattcaacgcgattctcgattcaaaaacgatattttcccgattcaaaacaattctctattcattcaatacataggatttcagcaggatctaccccagtctgctgaaatgcaagcagagtagtagatttttgtaaaaagcttttataattcaactgattgcaataatgtaaatttgttttaactattaaatgaaccaaaaatatgacttattttatctttgtgaaaatattggacacagtgtgttgtcaagcttatgagatgcgatacaagtgtaagccactgtgacactattgttctttcttttctttttttttataaatgtctaatgataatgtcaatgagggattttgaatcactgttatgttgaaattgtaactaatattgatactgttgttgataatattcacttttgtttcactacttttggtttgttctgtgtcgtgtttgtgtctcctctcaattgctctgtttattgcagttctgagtgttgctgggtcgggtttggtttttggaattggattgcattattatggtattgctgtgtattgttttgttggattgataaataagaataaataaaataaaataaatttagaattagaattttttcccacacccctaatatatacagtatatatatatatatatatatatatatatatatatatatatatatatatatatatatatatatatatatatatatatataacctatacATATTTGTTCATATAACATTATCATTCATTATTAGAAGtggatattaagaatatgtgaaagttcaacttctACTTTGTTTATCTTTGTGACGAccgccttaaagttttgtaatcaatcagaaatatcaagtagctaaaatgcgccaaacatgaataagtgtggagagaggttttttttgcatttttcccaaaatgatttgcaatggatttaaatgggtgtgattttggattttttatggtggttgactgtttttaaattaaattatatttacaacgttcagtgagcaggttgtgttatgtctgATATGTTgacttttttgcaccatgactaaggaaggttgtttggattcggTCATAAACAAGCTGCGCTCAATGGTCACCGGGCTAAGTCGTCCCCAAATTGGTGACAAGTATGCTCTTATCAAACCCCCAGATATTTAAATTTCATATGATAACACCCTGCCTGACCAGATTGCTTGTTGACCTTGTGCTATCTCACAGGGAAAATTGAAGGTGCCACAATTGGCCTGCGGGTCATAATTTGGACACCAATTGtccagaattaactttcaccagtttATAAAGGATGCACCACCAGCAGCAGGTTACAtttagtatgtcaatatagcttcATTAGCTGGTTAGCTTTTTGTGATTAATGCGCCGCTGAAAATTGTTTTgcctgcgttagtgcttataataacaatatcgctaatatttaGTTAATATACAGTTCACTAGATGTTAATGGAGtactgttggcgggttttggatgtttttatagaGGGTTTTGAGGGCGGAATAGACGAGCCCGTGTTGACACCATTGTTTTTACAATTTAGAattcatgaaaaaacaaaaacatatacgtcttatacataaggattgtgaatgataaacagcacatccctTTCCCATTTGTGCATacatccagtatgactgatctgagttCTCACCGTGATGACATCACAACGGAAATTGACGAAGCCTTTTTGAGCGGTAAATTCTAAACGGCCGTTTGATATTGTGGCGTTTTGTGGATGCTTAGACGATATTTTCACATGTTTTGCGGACTGGAAATATCATTggatatgtttttttaatggataAAAATAAACCCATTTCAACATATAAATAGCATTTATTTTTccattatactggtactttatttaaaaaaaaagaaaaaaaaaagccgaCCCTCACGGTTCAAACTGGTGTCCATTGTATCATCcaggaaagaaggaaaaaaatcttGATTTTGCCGGAAAAATGGAAGGGTAGAGAGGTAATGGCACTGCAGTGAAAAAAGTTACTTTATTAtctaaaaatgtgtaatattaaaAAATGTAAGTGATGATTTTGTATCAGTAAACTATTATTAGTCTATTGTTTTGTCTTTGTGTCTTTTCTCAGCTCTATGGGGCTAAGTTGCCGTGGAAACAAGTTAACGAGCCCTAATTGAATATATCTAGAAACTTGACCAGAAAAATACTCTGGTTCCTGCGTgttgttttaaatgacatttattGTCTGGGTGCTTTAGTGCAGACACATCACACAGAAAGACAAAGTGCTCTAGTTTT of Nerophis lumbriciformis linkage group LG22, RoL_Nlum_v2.1, whole genome shotgun sequence contains these proteins:
- the LOC133615720 gene encoding metalloproteinase inhibitor 2-like, producing MESKVDPRLTYALLLSNRLFSAIKAKVVSKATAGELKYDITYDIKLTKILKGPIRHYDTICTASSSAACGVTLNKGVEYFITGQLKPDGSLRVSSCNYVVPWMSSHDILVEHFMMGCDCKITRCSSVPCGIGSPTECLWTNTIDEQDKQSACIKKSDGSCSWYREEPNGH
- the LOC133615719 gene encoding metalloproteinase inhibitor 2-like yields the protein MTKEGCLDSVINKLRSMVTGLSRSQNGDNQRLTGIFFLANKAKVVSKATAGELKYDITYDIKLTKILKGPIRHYDTICTASSSAACGVTLNKGVEYFITGQLKPDGSLRVSSCNYVVPWKSSHDILVEHFMMGCDCKITRCSSVPCGIGSPTECLWTNTIDEQDKQSACIKKSDGSCSWYREEPNGH